The following nucleotide sequence is from Devosia yakushimensis.
TTGATGGCATTGACGAAGACACCCAGGGGGTTGCGGCGAAGGCGCTCGGCGTCCCGCGGTTGCTGGATGACGATCGTGAGAATGGCGGTCCAGCGTTCGGTGCCGGCGAGTTGCCCGTTCTCGTAGCGGCGCTCCGTCCAGGCGACGCGGAACGAATCCGGCGACGCGCGGATGACGCTCGAAACCTCGACCGCGACCTGCTGGCGCCCAACGCGGCCGAACGGGTCGGCCGAGCGGGCATAATCGTTGAGCGCGGTGGCGCCGCGATCGGTGGTGAACTCATAGGCGCGCAGCCAGTTCTGGCGCACGACGATTGCATCGGCTGGCAGGCTGCGAACCTGTTCGACGAAGCGCGCGAGGTGGAAAGCGATCTGCGGATCGGTGGGCTGGTAGTCCGCGGTCGCAGG
It contains:
- the trbF gene encoding conjugal transfer protein TrbF produces the protein MTFFKRASTHYGKSPEPETPYQRAAQVWDERMGSARVQAKNWRLMAFGCLILSAGFASALVWQSARGTVVPWVVEVDRTGEARSVEPATADYQPTDPQIAFHLARFVEQVRSLPADAIVVRQNWLRAYEFTTDRGATALNDYARSADPFGRVGRQQVAVEVSSVIRASPDSFRVAWTERRYENGQLAGTERWTAILTIVIQQPRDAERLRRNPLGVFVNAINWSKELGQ